One Corynebacterium yudongzhengii DNA window includes the following coding sequences:
- the sucB gene encoding 2-oxoglutarate dehydrogenase, E2 component, dihydrolipoamide succinyltransferase, translated as MAYSVEMPELGESVTEGTITQWLKEVGDTVEADEPLLEVSTDKVDTEIPSPKAGVLLEIKAEEDDTIEVGTVIAVIGDEGEEPSSDDSSDSEDAEAEEASEEKDEAPKKEEKKSSGSAEATNVEMPELGESVTEGTITQWLKEVGDEVEVDEPLLEVSTDKVDTEIPSPVAGTLVEILAEEDDTIEVGTVIAKIGDADAAASSDDSDDSEEASEEEASEEKDEAPKKEEKKSSGSAEATNVEMPELGESVTEGTITQWLKEVGDEVEVDEPLLEVSTEKVDTEIPSPVAGTLVEILAEEDDTIEVGTVIAKIGDADAAASSDDSDDSEEASEEEASEEKDEALKKEEPKQEEASEKEEPKKATGSGKVNNSGNVPYVTPLVRKLADKHGVDLSTVEGTGVGGRIRKQDVLAAAEGDSQPAEDKAQAKDTQKGGERSNWSTKSVDPEKAKLIGTTQKVNRIREITAAKMVESLQTSAQLTHVQEVDMSRVWELRKANKQAFIDKHGANPTFLGFIVKATAEALVSHPNVNASYNAETKEMTYHADVNIGIAVDTPQGLLVPVIKKAQDKSLVEITQEIADLADRARNRKLSPDDLSGGTFTVTNIGSEGALLDTPVLTPPQSGILGTAVIEKRPVVVTEDGNDAIAIRQMCYLPFTYDHQVVDGADAGRFVSTIKDRLETADFESDLEL; from the coding sequence ATGGCCTACTCCGTTGAGATGCCCGAGCTGGGCGAGTCCGTCACCGAAGGCACCATCACCCAGTGGCTGAAGGAAGTCGGCGATACCGTCGAGGCCGACGAGCCGTTGCTCGAGGTCTCCACCGACAAGGTGGACACCGAGATTCCCTCCCCGAAGGCTGGTGTTCTTCTCGAGATCAAGGCCGAGGAGGATGACACCATTGAGGTCGGTACCGTCATCGCTGTGATCGGCGACGAGGGTGAGGAGCCTTCCTCCGACGATTCCTCCGATTCTGAGGACGCTGAGGCTGAGGAGGCTTCCGAGGAGAAGGACGAGGCACCGAAGAAGGAAGAGAAGAAGTCCTCCGGTTCCGCCGAGGCCACCAACGTCGAGATGCCCGAGCTCGGCGAATCCGTCACCGAAGGCACCATCACCCAGTGGCTGAAGGAAGTCGGCGACGAAGTCGAGGTCGACGAGCCGCTGCTCGAGGTCTCCACCGACAAGGTCGACACCGAAATCCCCTCCCCGGTGGCCGGCACCCTCGTCGAAATCCTCGCCGAAGAAGACGACACCATCGAGGTCGGCACCGTCATCGCCAAGATCGGCGACGCCGACGCCGCCGCTTCCTCCGACGACTCGGATGACTCTGAGGAGGCTTCCGAAGAGGAGGCTTCCGAGGAGAAGGACGAGGCACCGAAGAAGGAAGAGAAGAAGTCCTCCGGTTCCGCCGAGGCCACCAACGTCGAGATGCCCGAGCTCGGCGAGTCTGTCACCGAAGGCACCATCACCCAGTGGCTGAAGGAAGTCGGCGACGAAGTCGAGGTCGACGAGCCGCTGCTCGAGGTCTCCACCGAGAAGGTCGACACCGAAATCCCCTCCCCGGTGGCCGGCACCCTCGTCGAAATCCTCGCCGAAGAAGACGACACCATCGAGGTCGGCACCGTCATCGCCAAGATCGGCGACGCCGACGCCGCCGCTTCCTCCGACGACTCGGATGACTCTGAGGAGGCTTCCGAAGAGGAGGCCTCCGAGGAGAAGGACGAGGCACTGAAGAAGGAGGAGCCGAAGCAGGAGGAAGCTTCCGAGAAGGAAGAGCCGAAGAAGGCTACCGGCTCCGGCAAGGTCAACAACTCCGGCAACGTGCCCTACGTAACCCCGCTGGTGCGCAAGCTGGCCGACAAGCACGGCGTCGACCTCTCCACTGTCGAAGGCACCGGCGTGGGCGGCCGTATCCGCAAGCAGGATGTCTTGGCCGCCGCCGAGGGCGACTCCCAGCCGGCTGAGGACAAGGCGCAGGCAAAGGACACCCAGAAGGGTGGCGAGCGCTCCAACTGGTCCACCAAGTCGGTCGACCCGGAGAAGGCCAAGCTGATCGGTACGACCCAGAAGGTCAACCGCATCCGCGAGATCACCGCCGCCAAGATGGTCGAGTCCCTGCAGACCAGCGCACAGCTGACCCACGTCCAGGAAGTCGACATGTCGCGTGTCTGGGAACTGCGCAAGGCGAACAAGCAGGCGTTCATCGACAAGCACGGTGCGAACCCGACCTTCCTCGGCTTCATCGTCAAGGCGACCGCCGAGGCCCTGGTTTCCCACCCGAACGTCAACGCCTCCTACAACGCCGAGACCAAGGAGATGACCTACCACGCGGACGTGAACATCGGCATCGCCGTGGACACCCCGCAGGGCCTCCTCGTCCCGGTGATCAAGAAGGCGCAGGACAAGTCGCTGGTTGAGATCACCCAGGAGATCGCAGATCTCGCCGACCGCGCACGCAACCGCAAGCTCAGCCCGGATGATCTCTCCGGCGGCACCTTCACGGTGACCAACATCGGCTCCGAGGGCGCCCTCCTGGACACCCCGGTGCTCACCCCGCCGCAGTCCGGCATCCTGGGTACCGCGGTGATCGAGAAGCGACCGGTCGTCGTCACTGAGGACGGCAACGATGCCATCGCGATCCGCCAGATGTGCTACCTGCCGTTCACCTACGACCACCAGGTCGTCGACGGTGCCGACGCAGGCCGGTTCGTCTCCACCATCAAGGACCGCCTCGAGACCGCCGACTTCGAGTCTGATCTCGAGCTCTAA
- a CDS encoding oxidoreductase: MFDFFRRRSRSSLRPPRAPGDTIRDRDAAALKKWAANRPFVEGFVEPETIVNEMSVVLVDDQGDYIRRKIGGPKGIDAVAKLLNIPLYDAEETGYPERMRRKIERERILRKRREAAERRAKFQRGENPYS; the protein is encoded by the coding sequence GTGTTCGATTTCTTCCGCCGCCGCTCTCGGTCCTCCCTGCGCCCACCCCGGGCGCCGGGGGACACCATCCGCGACCGCGATGCCGCCGCTTTAAAAAAGTGGGCGGCCAACCGCCCGTTTGTGGAGGGATTCGTCGAGCCGGAGACGATCGTCAACGAGATGTCCGTCGTGTTAGTCGACGACCAAGGCGACTACATCCGCCGCAAGATTGGCGGGCCGAAGGGGATCGATGCCGTCGCCAAGCTACTCAACATCCCCCTCTACGACGCCGAGGAAACGGGGTACCCGGAAAGGATGCGCCGCAAGATCGAGCGCGAGCGCATCCTCCGGAAGCGGCGCGAGGCCGCGGAGCGCCGCGCGAAGTTTCAGCGCGGCGAGAACCCCTACTCCTAG
- a CDS encoding leucyl aminopeptidase, translated as MARPDTDLPARGIIPELEFSTKAPAQADVLLVGVFAGAEDEIELPDHGLLGRSELREVCEGLAAVGAQTDPGSITRIPAPAKSGVEAVVAVGLGDPEELDDETIRRVTGTAARALKKDKSVVTAINTLGLAATVEGLILGGYDYRGLRSADDTTDVTITLIGERGDKDEFVTAQIIAEAVVFTRDLVNTPSSHLYPEAYANVLAAEAKRHGVKAEVLDDAALNDQGFGGILAVGGGSARTPRLVRLQWSGKKKAPQVGLVGKGITFDTGGISLKPPAKMENMISDMGGSAAMAAVVFAAARLKLPVNVTATLPLAENMPSGTAIRPGDLITHYGGTTSEVLNTDAEGRLVLADALARASEDNPDYLVDTATLTGAQMVSLGSRTAGVMGTDELRDTLAETGAAVGENAWAMPLLEEHDEQLKSPVADIRNHTNSRNGGMLFAARYLREFVADDTEWAHIDIAGPSYNTEGVYGYTVKRATGVPVRTLVSWLRTLT; from the coding sequence ATGGCACGTCCGGATACCGATCTTCCGGCCCGCGGAATCATCCCCGAACTCGAATTCTCGACGAAGGCGCCCGCGCAGGCGGACGTCCTCCTCGTCGGCGTTTTCGCCGGCGCCGAGGACGAGATTGAGCTTCCCGACCACGGCCTGCTCGGCCGCTCCGAGCTGCGCGAGGTCTGCGAAGGCCTCGCCGCGGTCGGCGCGCAGACCGACCCCGGTTCCATCACGCGCATCCCCGCGCCGGCGAAGTCGGGGGTGGAGGCCGTCGTCGCCGTCGGTCTGGGCGATCCCGAGGAGCTTGACGACGAAACCATCCGCCGCGTCACCGGCACCGCCGCCCGGGCGCTGAAGAAGGATAAGAGCGTCGTCACCGCAATCAACACGCTCGGCCTGGCCGCCACCGTCGAGGGCCTCATCCTCGGCGGCTACGACTACCGCGGCCTGCGCTCGGCCGACGACACCACGGACGTGACCATCACGCTCATCGGCGAGCGCGGCGACAAGGACGAGTTCGTCACCGCCCAGATCATCGCGGAGGCCGTCGTCTTCACCCGTGATCTGGTCAACACGCCGTCGTCGCACCTCTACCCCGAGGCCTACGCGAACGTCCTAGCCGCCGAGGCCAAGCGCCACGGTGTCAAGGCGGAGGTGCTTGACGACGCCGCCCTTAACGACCAGGGCTTCGGCGGCATACTCGCCGTCGGCGGTGGTTCCGCGCGCACCCCGCGCTTGGTGCGCCTGCAGTGGTCCGGGAAGAAGAAGGCACCCCAGGTGGGGCTGGTCGGCAAGGGCATCACCTTCGATACCGGCGGCATCTCGCTGAAGCCGCCGGCGAAGATGGAGAACATGATCTCGGACATGGGCGGCTCGGCGGCGATGGCCGCGGTCGTTTTCGCGGCCGCGCGTCTGAAGCTGCCGGTCAACGTCACCGCCACCCTGCCGCTGGCGGAGAACATGCCCTCGGGCACCGCGATCCGCCCGGGCGATCTCATCACCCACTACGGCGGCACGACCTCCGAGGTGCTCAACACCGACGCCGAGGGGCGCCTCGTACTTGCCGACGCCCTCGCCCGTGCCAGCGAAGACAACCCCGACTACCTAGTCGACACGGCCACGCTCACCGGCGCGCAGATGGTCTCCCTCGGCTCCCGCACCGCCGGCGTCATGGGCACCGACGAGCTGCGCGACACCCTCGCCGAGACCGGCGCGGCCGTCGGCGAGAACGCCTGGGCGATGCCACTGCTCGAAGAGCACGACGAGCAGCTAAAGTCCCCGGTCGCCGACATCCGCAACCACACCAACTCCCGCAACGGCGGCATGCTCTTCGCCGCCCGCTACCTGCGCGAGTTCGTGGCCGACGACACCGAGTGGGCCCACATCGACATCGCCGGGCCCAGCTACAACACCGAGGGCGTCTACGGCTACACCGTCAAGCGCGCCACCGGCGTGCCCGTGCGCACCCTGGTGAGCTGGCTGCGCACCCTCACCTAG
- a CDS encoding branched-chain amino acid aminotransferase has protein sequence MSTLDYVVTPNPHPATDSEREAVLASPAFGKNFTDHMVTIDWSQDAGWHNAQVRPYEPVPMDPATNVFHYGQAIFEGIKVYRQPDGTIATFRPEQNAARMQRSADRLAMPQLPTEDFIEALRQLVDIDQAWVPAAGGEESLYLRPFMISTEISLGVHPANSYRFFVIASPVGAYFQSGIKPVSVWLDDEYVRAAPGGTGAAKFAGNYAASLLAQANAEDKGCDQVVWLDAIERKYIEEMGGMNLFFVYGSGKDATVVTPALSGSLLPGITRDSLLQVAQDMGYGAEERRISTSDWRDDVADGSMTESLACGTAAVITPVGRVVGRDGEFVVNNNEPGEITMAMRERLTGIQKGQVEDTHNWMYTLVS, from the coding sequence ATGAGCACGCTTGATTATGTCGTTACACCCAATCCCCATCCCGCCACCGACTCCGAGCGGGAGGCCGTATTGGCATCGCCGGCCTTCGGCAAGAACTTCACGGACCACATGGTCACCATCGACTGGTCCCAGGACGCCGGCTGGCACAACGCGCAGGTCCGCCCCTATGAGCCTGTGCCCATGGACCCCGCGACCAACGTGTTCCACTATGGCCAGGCCATCTTCGAAGGCATCAAGGTCTACCGCCAGCCGGACGGTACCATCGCCACGTTCCGCCCGGAGCAGAACGCCGCACGCATGCAACGCTCGGCGGATCGTCTCGCGATGCCGCAGCTGCCCACCGAGGACTTCATCGAGGCGCTGCGCCAGCTCGTCGACATCGACCAGGCGTGGGTCCCGGCCGCCGGGGGAGAGGAATCCCTCTACCTGCGCCCCTTCATGATCTCCACGGAGATCTCCCTGGGCGTGCACCCGGCGAACTCCTACCGCTTCTTCGTCATCGCCTCCCCGGTCGGCGCGTACTTCCAGAGCGGGATCAAGCCGGTCTCCGTCTGGCTCGACGACGAGTACGTCCGCGCCGCGCCGGGCGGCACCGGGGCGGCGAAGTTCGCTGGCAACTACGCCGCGTCGCTGTTGGCGCAGGCGAATGCGGAGGACAAGGGCTGCGACCAGGTCGTCTGGCTCGACGCCATCGAGCGCAAGTACATCGAAGAGATGGGTGGCATGAACCTCTTCTTCGTCTACGGCTCGGGCAAGGACGCCACGGTGGTCACCCCGGCGCTGTCCGGCTCCCTGCTGCCCGGGATCACCCGCGACTCGCTGCTCCAGGTCGCCCAGGACATGGGCTACGGCGCCGAAGAGCGCCGCATTTCCACCAGCGACTGGCGCGATGACGTCGCCGATGGCTCCATGACCGAATCACTCGCCTGCGGCACCGCCGCCGTGATCACCCCCGTCGGCCGCGTGGTGGGACGCGACGGCGAGTTCGTCGTCAACAACAACGAGCCGGGCGAGATCACCATGGCCATGCGCGAGCGGCTCACCGGCATCCAGAAGGGCCAGGTCGAAGACACCCACAACTGGATGTACACCCTGGTGAGCTAG
- a CDS encoding nicotinate-nucleotide--dimethylbenzimidazole phosphoribosyltransferase — protein sequence MSTPSPNAGLLVDDIAPPDHRSSDRLAAALASTPRGVSFGRLATIAAQVAGWQARTVPEAFHKPRVVVFAGDHGISERGISAYAPQASVEQADEIASGAGPVHTMARTAGASVRLVDVSLDHEAWGEERVSRSTPPIDVADAMDQDQFARSLAIGRRIADHEIDAGADLLIPGELGVGSTAVAAAVVGTLTATEPVAIVGPGSGVPDEIWKRKVSVIRDAMFRARGLRRDLSGLLTAISAPDFVAMTAFIAHAAARRTPVLLDGAAVTAAALVANRLAPGAADWFAAGQLSPKPAHVIALQELGLTPLVALDMSTGQATGSLAALPLIQAAIELASDEAQAAGVDN from the coding sequence GTGTCCACACCGTCTCCTAATGCCGGTTTACTTGTCGACGACATCGCCCCACCCGATCACCGCAGCAGCGACCGGCTCGCCGCGGCGCTAGCCAGCACCCCGCGTGGGGTGTCCTTCGGCCGCTTAGCCACAATCGCCGCGCAGGTCGCGGGCTGGCAGGCGCGCACGGTCCCGGAGGCTTTCCACAAGCCGCGGGTGGTGGTCTTCGCCGGCGATCACGGCATCAGTGAGCGCGGCATTTCCGCGTATGCCCCGCAGGCGAGCGTCGAGCAGGCCGATGAGATCGCCTCGGGCGCGGGGCCGGTGCACACGATGGCGCGCACGGCCGGCGCCTCCGTGCGCCTGGTGGATGTCAGCCTCGATCATGAGGCCTGGGGCGAGGAGAGGGTCAGCCGCTCAACCCCGCCGATCGATGTCGCCGACGCCATGGACCAGGACCAGTTCGCCCGCAGCTTGGCGATCGGTCGCCGCATCGCCGATCACGAGATCGACGCCGGCGCCGACCTGCTCATCCCGGGTGAGCTCGGGGTGGGCTCGACGGCGGTGGCGGCGGCGGTCGTCGGCACGCTCACGGCCACGGAGCCGGTGGCGATCGTGGGGCCGGGTTCGGGGGTGCCCGACGAGATCTGGAAGCGGAAGGTCTCGGTGATTCGTGACGCCATGTTCCGCGCCCGCGGGCTGCGCCGCGACCTCTCGGGCCTGCTCACGGCGATCTCGGCGCCGGATTTCGTGGCGATGACGGCCTTCATCGCCCACGCCGCCGCCCGCCGCACGCCGGTGCTTCTCGACGGCGCCGCCGTGACCGCCGCCGCGCTCGTCGCCAATCGGCTCGCCCCAGGCGCGGCCGACTGGTTCGCCGCCGGCCAGCTCTCCCCGAAGCCTGCGCACGTCATCGCGCTGCAGGAGCTCGGGCTGACGCCGCTGGTGGCGCTCGATATGTCTACCGGGCAGGCGACCGGCAGCCTGGCCGCGCTGCCGCTGATCCAGGCGGCGATTGAGCTCGCCTCGGACGAGGCGCAGGCCGCCGGCGTCGATAACTAG
- a CDS encoding DUF3043 domain-containing protein translates to MKFPWQKKDSESDADASGSTPASQLMGDEAVDKQEDKPLPKGYTPPKGRPTPTRREQEINRGVIRDPHALTAAQAGQRRKELKKSMSKQEWKEFKRKEREETRERNRIERERMDSGDERYLLARDRGDERRYVRHWVDSRRLFSNFFMPFAGVLLIALLISTISPDVYAILSMILWVAIVIFLIEAVIIGFRVNKAVRRKYPETTETGFRLGFYAWSRASQPRKWRTPRPQVAIGDTV, encoded by the coding sequence GTGAAATTTCCGTGGCAGAAGAAAGACAGTGAATCCGACGCCGACGCGTCCGGTTCGACCCCAGCGTCGCAGCTGATGGGGGATGAGGCCGTCGATAAGCAGGAGGACAAACCCCTGCCGAAGGGTTATACCCCGCCGAAGGGCCGCCCGACGCCCACCCGCCGCGAGCAGGAGATTAACCGCGGCGTGATCCGGGACCCGCATGCGCTGACGGCGGCGCAGGCCGGGCAGCGTCGCAAGGAACTCAAAAAGTCCATGTCCAAGCAGGAGTGGAAGGAGTTCAAGCGCAAGGAGCGAGAGGAGACCCGCGAGCGCAACCGCATCGAGCGCGAGCGCATGGACTCCGGCGACGAGCGTTACCTTTTGGCCCGCGACCGCGGCGATGAGCGTCGTTACGTGCGCCACTGGGTGGATTCCCGGCGCCTGTTCAGCAACTTCTTCATGCCGTTCGCGGGTGTTTTGCTCATTGCCTTACTGATTTCGACGATCTCGCCGGATGTCTACGCGATCCTGTCGATGATCCTGTGGGTCGCGATCGTGATCTTCCTCATCGAGGCCGTCATCATCGGCTTCCGCGTCAACAAGGCGGTGCGCCGAAAGTACCCGGAGACCACGGAAACCGGCTTCCGCCTCGGTTTTTATGCCTGGTCGCGCGCCTCGCAGCCGCGCAAGTGGCGCACCCCGCGCCCGCAGGTCGCCATCGGCGACACTGTCTAA
- a CDS encoding HesB/IscA family protein gives MTAPASATGVTLTDAAAAKAKALLDQEGRNDLSLRIAVQPGGCAGLRYQLYFDDRSLDGDKVDEVGGVKFVVDKMSVPYLTGATIDFSDTIEAQGFTIDNPNAGGSCACGDSFN, from the coding sequence ATGACCGCTCCCGCTTCCGCAACCGGAGTCACTCTCACCGACGCCGCCGCCGCCAAGGCGAAGGCCCTGCTCGACCAGGAGGGGCGCAACGACCTCTCGCTGCGGATCGCCGTGCAGCCGGGTGGCTGCGCCGGGCTGCGCTACCAGCTCTACTTCGACGACCGCTCGCTCGATGGCGACAAGGTCGACGAGGTCGGTGGCGTGAAGTTCGTCGTCGACAAGATGAGCGTGCCGTACCTCACCGGCGCCACCATCGACTTCTCCGACACCATCGAAGCCCAGGGCTTCACCATCGACAACCCCAACGCCGGCGGCTCCTGCGCCTGCGGCGACTCTTTCAACTAG
- the asnB gene encoding asparagine synthase (glutamine-hydrolyzing) produces MCGLVAMLTSGKDAERYDDAVQEGLTCMHHRGPDAAGTWHDGEALFGFNRLAIIDLEHSHQPLRWGPEDNPERYALTFNGEIYNYLELREELQAAGLKFRTEGDSETIVAGYHHFGEDVVEHLRGMFAFVIWDTETRTMFAARDQFGIKPLYYATTPAGTVFASEKKSILEMADTIGLDLSLDQRAIQHYVTLQYTPEPESLHAGIRRLESGCTATLTPGDEVSARRYFRPRFEVRDVAKGQEQDLYDRIAEALEDSVAKHMRADVTVGSFLSGGIDSTAIAALAKRHNPNLLTFTTGFEREGYSEVDVAAESAEAIDAEHIVKIVSPEEYADAIPKIMWYLDDPVADPSLVPLYFVAETARKHVKVVLSGEGADELFGGYTIYKEPLSLAPFEKVPTPLRRELGKLSRVLPEGMKGKSLLERGSKTIEERYYGNARNFNYEQVRRILPDARPEWGHEDVTAPIYEVSRAYGMDPVARMQHLDLFTWMRGDILVKADKINMANSLELRVPFLDKEVFQLAQTIPHDQKIAHGTTKYALRKALEQIVPPHVLHRRKLGFPVPMRHWLAGDELHGWARDQINASQTEHIFNKREVLEMLKEHRDGVSDHSRRLWTVLAFMVWHGIFVEKRIDPKIEKRDYPVDL; encoded by the coding sequence ATGTGCGGCCTTGTGGCAATGCTGACCTCCGGCAAAGATGCCGAACGCTATGATGACGCGGTTCAGGAGGGCCTGACCTGCATGCACCACCGCGGCCCCGACGCCGCCGGCACCTGGCACGACGGCGAAGCCCTCTTCGGCTTCAACCGCCTCGCCATCATCGACCTCGAGCATTCGCACCAGCCCCTGCGCTGGGGCCCTGAGGACAACCCAGAGCGCTACGCACTGACCTTTAACGGTGAGATCTACAACTACCTGGAGCTGCGCGAGGAACTGCAGGCCGCCGGCCTGAAATTCCGCACCGAGGGCGACTCCGAAACGATCGTCGCCGGCTACCACCACTTCGGCGAGGACGTCGTCGAGCACCTGCGGGGCATGTTCGCTTTCGTTATCTGGGACACCGAAACCCGTACGATGTTCGCCGCCCGCGACCAGTTCGGCATCAAGCCGCTCTACTACGCCACCACCCCGGCCGGCACGGTCTTCGCCTCCGAGAAGAAGTCCATCCTCGAGATGGCCGACACCATCGGTCTCGACCTCAGCCTTGACCAGCGCGCCATCCAGCACTACGTCACGCTGCAGTACACCCCGGAGCCGGAGTCGCTGCACGCCGGCATCCGCCGCCTCGAGTCGGGCTGCACGGCCACGCTCACTCCGGGCGACGAGGTCAGCGCGCGTCGTTACTTCCGGCCGCGCTTCGAGGTGCGCGACGTCGCCAAGGGCCAGGAGCAGGACCTCTACGACCGCATCGCGGAGGCGTTGGAGGATTCCGTCGCCAAGCACATGCGTGCCGACGTCACCGTGGGATCCTTCCTCTCTGGCGGCATCGACTCGACCGCCATCGCCGCTCTGGCCAAGCGTCACAACCCCAACCTTTTAACCTTCACCACCGGCTTCGAGCGCGAGGGCTACTCGGAGGTCGACGTCGCCGCGGAATCGGCGGAGGCGATCGACGCTGAGCACATCGTCAAGATCGTCAGCCCCGAGGAATACGCCGACGCGATCCCGAAGATCATGTGGTACCTCGACGATCCGGTGGCCGACCCCTCGCTCGTGCCGCTGTACTTCGTGGCGGAAACCGCCCGCAAGCACGTCAAGGTCGTGCTCTCCGGCGAGGGTGCCGACGAGCTCTTCGGCGGCTACACCATCTACAAAGAGCCGCTGTCGCTCGCGCCTTTCGAGAAGGTGCCTACTCCCCTGCGCCGCGAGCTCGGCAAGCTCTCCCGGGTGCTGCCCGAAGGCATGAAGGGTAAGTCGCTGCTCGAGCGCGGCTCGAAGACGATAGAGGAGCGTTACTACGGCAACGCGCGTAACTTCAACTACGAGCAGGTGCGCCGCATTCTTCCCGACGCCCGCCCGGAGTGGGGCCACGAGGATGTCACCGCCCCGATCTACGAGGTCTCGCGCGCCTACGGCATGGATCCGGTCGCCCGGATGCAGCACCTGGACCTGTTTACCTGGATGCGCGGCGACATCCTCGTCAAGGCCGACAAGATCAACATGGCCAACTCCCTCGAGCTGCGCGTGCCCTTCCTCGACAAGGAAGTATTCCAGCTCGCGCAGACCATCCCCCACGATCAGAAGATCGCTCATGGCACCACCAAGTACGCGCTGCGCAAGGCGCTCGAGCAGATCGTGCCGCCGCACGTGCTGCACCGCCGCAAGCTCGGCTTCCCGGTGCCGATGCGCCACTGGCTCGCCGGCGACGAGCTCCACGGCTGGGCCCGCGATCAGATCAACGCCTCGCAGACCGAGCACATCTTCAACAAGCGCGAGGTCTTGGAGATGCTCAAGGAACACCGCGACGGGGTGAGCGATCATTCCCGCCGCCTGTGGACCGTGCTCGCCTTCATGGTCTGGCACGGCATCTTCGTGGAAAAGCGGATTGATCCGAAGATCGAAAAGCGCGACTACCCGGTCGATCTCTAG
- a CDS encoding cytochrome c oxidase subunit II, which produces MEQRLKRGLGRKTVLGGMIALGATALVGCEVAPPEAMSSILDMGWPDPVTPEGEGMYNFWVWVWVTAWIIGIIMWSLFLVAIFKWNRKAQEKKGKGEFPRQLQYNVPLELVLTVIPIIIVMGLFFFTVQAQQKVVALDKNPEVAVDVTAYQWNWKFGYAEVGEELSPTGQLYVGEDEERQALAEETRYDDESVHNANPIHGESKGDHSYLNYNEIETVGSTEEVPVLVLPADTPVEFRLASGDVAHSFWVPEFLFKRDAYAHPEANSQERAFQVESIEEGAYVGRCAEMCGTYHAMMNFEIRVVSPEAFTEYIEYRDNNPEAPNSEALEAIGEDPYAVTTQPFNSDRTGTRSGDDNVIDPQRAA; this is translated from the coding sequence GTGGAACAGCGTTTGAAGCGCGGACTCGGTCGCAAGACCGTCCTGGGCGGAATGATTGCCCTGGGCGCTACGGCACTCGTCGGTTGTGAGGTGGCACCGCCGGAAGCGATGTCGTCGATTCTGGACATGGGCTGGCCCGACCCGGTGACCCCGGAGGGCGAAGGCATGTATAACTTCTGGGTCTGGGTCTGGGTGACCGCCTGGATCATCGGCATCATCATGTGGTCGCTGTTCCTGGTTGCCATCTTCAAGTGGAACCGCAAGGCCCAAGAAAAGAAGGGCAAGGGCGAGTTCCCGCGCCAGCTGCAGTACAACGTCCCGCTGGAGCTGGTCCTCACCGTTATCCCGATCATCATCGTCATGGGCCTGTTCTTCTTCACCGTCCAGGCTCAGCAGAAGGTCGTCGCTCTGGATAAGAACCCCGAGGTCGCCGTCGACGTCACCGCCTACCAGTGGAACTGGAAATTCGGTTACGCCGAGGTCGGCGAGGAGCTCAGCCCGACCGGCCAGCTCTACGTCGGCGAGGATGAGGAGCGTCAGGCTCTCGCCGAGGAGACCCGTTACGACGACGAGAGCGTTCACAACGCGAACCCGATCCACGGTGAGTCGAAGGGTGATCACTCTTACCTGAACTACAACGAGATCGAGACCGTCGGCTCCACCGAGGAGGTTCCGGTTCTGGTTCTGCCGGCCGACACCCCGGTTGAGTTCCGTCTCGCCTCCGGCGACGTGGCCCACTCCTTCTGGGTCCCGGAGTTCCTCTTCAAGCGCGACGCGTACGCACACCCGGAGGCCAACTCCCAGGAGCGTGCCTTCCAGGTGGAGTCCATCGAGGAGGGCGCCTACGTCGGCCGCTGTGCTGAGATGTGCGGTACCTACCACGCCATGATGAACTTCGAGATCCGCGTGGTCTCCCCGGAGGCCTTCACCGAGTACATTGAGTACCGCGACAACAACCCGGAGGCCCCGAACTCGGAGGCGCTGGAGGCAATCGGTGAGGATCCGTACGCGGTGACCACCCAGCCGTTCAACTCTGACCGCACCGGCACCCGCTCGGGTGACGATAACGTCATTGACCCCCAGCGGGCCGCCTAA